The Dehalococcoidia bacterium region GCGCGTCATAGATCGACGACCAGGCGGCAAGCGCTTCTCGCCGCTGCTTAACAATGCCCTTGGTCAACAGGACAGTGGCGGTCACCGCCGGGCACAGCCCCAGCAGCACGAAGGCAAGCAATACTTCCGGCGAGTAGTCCGTGGATGACAGACCAAGCGGCAGCCACGGGATCAGCCAGAGCACTATCACTAGGATGAGTATCCAGAATAAGGCCGTAGCGACGCGGCTCCACCTGGAAACGCGGTGATACGATCGGTACACCTTGTTGAAGCTTTGCCGGTCGCGTACGACTGTCGGGTCCGGCCCTTTCTCCATTCCTGGCCTCCCGGCTCAGCGCAAAAGAAGCCGCCTCGCCCGCACCTCCATTGCGGTGGGCGAAGGATCGTCTGTCGGAATTATCGGCCGTCACGGCCCCCTGCTACAGCCTAAACCACAGCCCGGGCGACGGAGGGCCGACGGCAAGAACGGGCGGTCTGCCCGGCTGCATATGATGCCGTCGCAGTGTATAATGTCGCGAAAGCGGCCCCTTATTGAGAGCTTTGATTGCGATGACAAAGGGCTTGTGCATCCTGTCGCTCCTAGTCTTCGCGGGACTCTTCTCGTCGGGCTGCCTCTGGGGTGTTGTCCGGGATGCGCGCACGGGCGCGCCCGTCGCCGGAGCGTCCGTCTCATTCCGCGACTCGCGCGGCGTGTCGGCGAAGACTGTCACCAACGCCGACGGCTGGTACGCCTTCGACGCCTCGAAGGTGGTGGCCCCCGCCCGCGGCACCGTCGACTTCACCGTAAAGGCGGTGGGCTATCAGACGTTGAACACTCAGAGGGAAGCTCTTTATGACGACAACGCGGACGGCGACTGGGAAGTGCAGAGCTTCTCGCTTTCCGTTTCCGACATCTCGGTGCCGAACGTGCCGCCTTCCGGCGGCTGAGCGCGCTAGGCGGCCGCCGTGCGCGGTCGAGCGGAGAAAGCCGGGGCGGCACCGCGGCCAGCCGTTGGACATGGCGCGGCGGGAACGGCGCAGCAGTGGTGCTTCCCCGACGACTTCGGTAAACTAACAAGGAGTCCTTCGGCACGACCAGCATTTCCCCTGTAAGGAGACCATGGCAAAGAACTCTTTTAAAGAAGCGGCCGTAAAGATATACAACGACGCCAAACGCAGCGGCAGGCTGATCGAAAACCTTGGCCTCGACCAGGCGAAGGCGATAGCGCTGACCCAGGACGGCGTCATCGAAACGCAGTTAGGCTCTGTCGCAGCCAACTCGGAGCCCATGTCGCGGGCAGCGCCGCATACAAAGAACAGCGTCGATAGCCCGTTCGGTGAGGAAGAAGAGCTACTGGCGCATCAGGCGGTGCAGGCCTTGAGCTCCGAGAAACTGATATCGCTCGACGTCATGGTCGGCGACGGGAAGGACGGCGTGTCGGCGCGCTTCCTTATCCCGCTGGAGCATGCCGTCCTCGCCTACGCGCTCAAGCTTCTCTTCGGCGGGCCCCCTCTCGTCGTTGAAGACCCCACGTACACGATAATCTACTTCACCGACGAAGCGTTCGAGGCAAACAAGAGCAAGCGCCTGATCGATAAGGACATCCAGGTCCGGCTGTACATGGGAGAGAAGAGAGGGGAGCAGGTCAAAATATGCCGCAACACCGCCTACATGGGCGAAGGGAAGAAAGGCGTCTTCCAGTTCGAGAGCTGGCGGGTGAAGGCCATCGATAAGATGGGCATCTTCCTGCACGCCGGCGCCCGCCGCGACAGGCTATGGGTGTACGACTTTCAGACTGAGCGCCCCGAGCTAATCGAGATTAATACAACGGTGGGAGGCGCCACGGCAACCGGTAAGACCACCAGCCTCTGCCGCCGTCTGGCGCGCATGCCCAAAGAATCTTCAGAGATGATCGGCGACGACGGCGGCACCTTCAACTTCGACGGCAGCTACGCCGCGTTCGAGATGGGCGGCCTCTACGTCAAGACGGAGAACCTCGACTCCAGCCAGCCGGAGATACTGAGGGCCGCCGAATCGAAGGACACCTTCCTCGAAAACGTTGCCATATCCAAGTACCCGTACATACCCAACTTCTCCGACCTCTCGCTAACGGCGAACGGCAGGGCGGTAGTGGCCCGCGCCAACCTCGAGATCGCCAGCGCCGGCCTTCGCGCCGACAAGATCGATAGCCTCATCATCCTCACCAGGAATCCGCTGGCGAACGTCGTCTCCAAGCTCACGCCCGAGCAGATGACGATGCAGCTCATCTACGGCGAGACCGTCGAAAGCTCAGGCGGCAATCCCGAGGAAGCGGGCAAGTTCCACCGCGAGTTCTTTCTCGACCCCTTCATCACCGGTGACCGCCTGGAGCACGCCATGATCTTCTATGACGTGGTGAAGCGCAATAACATCAAGTGCTACCTGGCGAACACCGGCACCATCGGCCAGGACGAGATCAAGGTCGACCTCCGCCAGTCGCTCTCCGCCTACAACGACGTGCTGCGGAACCTGATGATCTTCAGCTCCGAACCAGACCACCTGGGGTACCACTTCCCCGTGCGCTGCGATAGGGCGAACCTCGACTATATGCGGGCCGCCCCCCTCTTCCCCGACAAGGCGCTGCTGGAGAAGAAGATCGAGGACTTCCTGAAAGGCCGGAGAGAGTACCTGGAGCGCTTCGAGAGCGAGTACGGGCAGATTCCCGCCAAGATACGCGACTCGCTGCCCCACTAGCGCCGCCGCCTGCGTCGCCTTCCGCCGGCAACAGCCGTCTCACGCCTGCCACGACTGCGGGCGGGCGCCGCAGTCTCCGCCGACCACAGCCTGGCAACCGCAGGGATGCCGATCGCCGCCGTCAGCGCCGCCAGCGGCAGTAACGGAATGTGGAAGCGCGGCTCAGCGAAGAATACGACGTGGAACACCGCCCACGAAGCGAACACGAACGCCATCCATCGCACGGCCCGCATCCGCCGGCCGGCGACCAGCCCCACGGCCGCGAAGAGCAGCAGCGTCCAGTAGTACGCGTCGGCGAGCCAGATCAGGGCGCTACGCACCGCCGACGGCGCCACCGGCTCAGAAGCGTAGTTGGCCCACTCCAGCGCGTCGGAATCGGGGATGAAAAGATAGTATAGCTTCTTCAGCGACAGCTCGACCTCCTCCGCGGGATGGCTGGTCGCGTACTCCCACGCCAGCTCGCGCCCCTCGCGGCTGAACAGCGCCTCCCTTTCGGTCTGGTCGATCCCGGGCTCCAGCGCCCAGAGGTCCTTCGGGGTGACGAAGCGGCCGGTGGCGTAAGGGCTGTGTCCGATGCGCAGGTTAAAGCCATCATTCGCCGAAATGAGGATGGGCTCCTCGAAGGTCAGCACGTTGCGCACCGTCCACGGCAGTATCACGACCAGCATCGCGCCGACGACGACCACCGTGCGCTTGAACGCCTCCGTCCAGCCCCGAAACGAGCCCCACAGCACCAGCGCGTACACCGGCAGCAGCAGCCCCTGTCCCCGCACCAGCGACGCGGCCCCGATGACAACGCCCAGCAATGCCGCGGCCCACAGCGAGCGGCTCCCCTCCCAGTCCTTCGTCCTCAGCAAGACGAACAGCGCCAGGCAGAACCAGGCGGTGAAGTAGACGTCGGCGTAAAGGGTCGAACTCCAGAAGATGTGGTTGGGGTAGAAAGCGATGATTGCCGCGCCGATCAGCCCCACGCGCCGCCCGAACAGCAACTCACCGATGCGGTACACGAGGTACACCGTCAGCACGCCGGCAACCACGTTCAACAGCTTACCGGCCGTAAGGCCCGTGCCGAACACGAAGAAGACCGCCGCCAGCGACGCCGGCCAGCCCGGCGGCCATAGCGTGGTCGGGCTACCGCCGGGCCCGGCCGCGAAGACGGACTGGCGCTCTTCCTCCGACGCTCCCGTATCCCTAGGCTCGCTGTCGATCCGCATCGTGAAGCCGCGGCCCTCCGCGAGGTTGGAGGCGACCGCGTAGTACCACTGCGGGTCGACGACGGGAGGCGGCTCCGACTGCGCGTGTAGCACCCAGAAAAGGCGCAGGACAAGCGCCGCCGCCAGGACTAGGAGCAACAGGCGGTTGCTCCTGATCTTCTCCATATCCGCCGCCGTCGCGTTCATGCGCGAATCATAGCACGAACGCGAATCTTGCTCGCAGTGTTCGCAACGTTTTCCTTCCCCGGGGCTTGACGAGAAAGACTGTACGCGCTAATGTGCAACTGCAATTAGTTGCAGGAGGCCCGAATGAGCTGCGAAGCGGAGATCGCCGATCTTCTGCGGGAAGCGGGCCACAGGCTAACGCCGCAGCGCCTGACCATCCTTTCCATCCTCCGCCACGCCGGGGATCACCTCACTGCCGCTGAAATCCTCGACCGCGTCAAGGAAACCTACCCGTACGTCGACATATCGACCGTTTACCGGACGATGAGCGCGCTGAAAGACCTCGGGCTCGTTTCGGAGACAGACATGGGGAGCGGCGAGCACAGCTACGAGTGGACGGTCCCCGAGCCTCATCACCACCTGATATGCAGGGAGTGCGGCCTGGAGATATCGCTCAACCATCGTTACCTGGAGGCCATCGAGCGCCGCCTGCTCGATGACTACGGCTTCGAGGCCGAGCTGGCGCACTTCGCCATTTTCGGCACCTGTCGCGCCTGCCGCGAGAAGAAGGCGGCCGGCGCAAGCTGACGCGGAAGGAGGCGTGATGGCCTACGTCAATCCAATTCCCCAAACACTGCCCGAGCCGGCGGGAATGCACATCCCCGACGGCTTCGTAAACGCTCCTGTAGCTGCGGTCGGCTTCGTGCTTGCCGCCGCAGTCCTCGCGTTCGCGGTGCGAAAGACGAACCGCGACCTGCAAGACAGGATGGTGCCTCTCATGGGAGTGATGGCGGCGTTCATCTTCGCCGCCCAGATGATGAACTTTCCCGTCGCCGGCGGCACCTCCGGGCACCTGATCGGGGGCGCGCTCGCCGCTATACTGCTCGGCCCGTGGGCAGCCGTCATCGTCATGACCTGCGTGGTGGGAGTGCAGGCGCTCATCTTCCAGGACGGCGGTCTGGCGGCGCTGGGGGTTAACACCCTCAACATGGCGATCGTCGCCGTCGCTGTGGGCTACCCCGTCTACAGGCTGCTCACGCTCCTGGGAAACGGACGCCCCACGTCGGGCTACATTGCCGGCTTCGCCGCGGCCTGGCTCTCGGTGCAGTGCGCCGCCCTGTTCGCGAGCTTTGAGCTTGCCCTGTCGGACACCTCACCGCTGGAAGTGGCGCTGCCGGCCATGATCGGGGTCCACGCCCTCATCGGCATCGGCGAGGGACTCATCACCGTCGCTGCCCTCGCCTTCATCGCTGCAACCCGAAGAGACCTGCTATTCGCACAGGAGGCCTCCCTTGAGACAGACTAGGAATCTCCTGCTTCTTGTCGCGGTCGGGCTCGGAATCGCCCTCTT contains the following coding sequences:
- a CDS encoding energy-coupling factor ABC transporter permease, whose translation is MAYVNPIPQTLPEPAGMHIPDGFVNAPVAAVGFVLAAAVLAFAVRKTNRDLQDRMVPLMGVMAAFIFAAQMMNFPVAGGTSGHLIGGALAAILLGPWAAVIVMTCVVGVQALIFQDGGLAALGVNTLNMAIVAVAVGYPVYRLLTLLGNGRPTSGYIAGFAAAWLSVQCAALFASFELALSDTSPLEVALPAMIGVHALIGIGEGLITVAALAFIAATRRDLLFAQEASLETD
- a CDS encoding Fur family transcriptional regulator encodes the protein MSCEAEIADLLREAGHRLTPQRLTILSILRHAGDHLTAAEILDRVKETYPYVDISTVYRTMSALKDLGLVSETDMGSGEHSYEWTVPEPHHHLICRECGLEISLNHRYLEAIERRLLDDYGFEAELAHFAIFGTCRACREKKAAGAS
- a CDS encoding carboxypeptidase regulatory-like domain-containing protein; this encodes MTKGLCILSLLVFAGLFSSGCLWGVVRDARTGAPVAGASVSFRDSRGVSAKTVTNADGWYAFDASKVVAPARGTVDFTVKAVGYQTLNTQREALYDDNADGDWEVQSFSLSVSDISVPNVPPSGG
- a CDS encoding phosphoenolpyruvate carboxykinase; amino-acid sequence: MAKNSFKEAAVKIYNDAKRSGRLIENLGLDQAKAIALTQDGVIETQLGSVAANSEPMSRAAPHTKNSVDSPFGEEEELLAHQAVQALSSEKLISLDVMVGDGKDGVSARFLIPLEHAVLAYALKLLFGGPPLVVEDPTYTIIYFTDEAFEANKSKRLIDKDIQVRLYMGEKRGEQVKICRNTAYMGEGKKGVFQFESWRVKAIDKMGIFLHAGARRDRLWVYDFQTERPELIEINTTVGGATATGKTTSLCRRLARMPKESSEMIGDDGGTFNFDGSYAAFEMGGLYVKTENLDSSQPEILRAAESKDTFLENVAISKYPYIPNFSDLSLTANGRAVVARANLEIASAGLRADKIDSLIILTRNPLANVVSKLTPEQMTMQLIYGETVESSGGNPEEAGKFHREFFLDPFITGDRLEHAMIFYDVVKRNNIKCYLANTGTIGQDEIKVDLRQSLSAYNDVLRNLMIFSSEPDHLGYHFPVRCDRANLDYMRAAPLFPDKALLEKKIEDFLKGRREYLERFESEYGQIPAKIRDSLPH
- a CDS encoding glycosyltransferase family 39 protein — its product is MEKIRSNRLLLLVLAAALVLRLFWVLHAQSEPPPVVDPQWYYAVASNLAEGRGFTMRIDSEPRDTGASEEERQSVFAAGPGGSPTTLWPPGWPASLAAVFFVFGTGLTAGKLLNVVAGVLTVYLVYRIGELLFGRRVGLIGAAIIAFYPNHIFWSSTLYADVYFTAWFCLALFVLLRTKDWEGSRSLWAAALLGVVIGAASLVRGQGLLLPVYALVLWGSFRGWTEAFKRTVVVVGAMLVVILPWTVRNVLTFEEPILISANDGFNLRIGHSPYATGRFVTPKDLWALEPGIDQTEREALFSREGRELAWEYATSHPAEEVELSLKKLYYLFIPDSDALEWANYASEPVAPSAVRSALIWLADAYYWTLLLFAAVGLVAGRRMRAVRWMAFVFASWAVFHVVFFAEPRFHIPLLPLAALTAAIGIPAVARLWSAETAAPARSRGRRETAVAGGRRRRRRR